The following are encoded in a window of Mycobacterium vicinigordonae genomic DNA:
- a CDS encoding SAM-dependent methyltransferase: MSRNPAARTAFGPMVLAAVEQHEPTDRRLVDDDLAELFLPAPLRRLVAASASAVARRALIGASEWTGPGLWANLACRKRFIDEKLAEALDQIDAVVVLGAGLDTRAYRLNRRVRKPVFEVDLPVNIARKAKTVRRVLGELPLSVRLVALNFEHDDLLTALAEHGYLPDYRAFFIWEGVTQYLTEEAVRTTMEGLRPTAPGSRLVFTYVRRDFIDGTNRYGTRTLYRSVRGRKPLWHFGLSPEEVATFLDRYGWRLVEQLGPDELFERYVAPTGRKLETSQVEWTAYAEKV; encoded by the coding sequence ATGTCCCGAAACCCAGCCGCGCGCACCGCATTTGGCCCGATGGTATTGGCAGCCGTCGAGCAGCACGAGCCCACCGACCGCAGGCTGGTGGATGACGACCTGGCCGAGCTTTTCCTTCCGGCGCCCCTGCGGCGGCTAGTCGCGGCCAGCGCATCCGCTGTTGCCAGGCGGGCGCTCATCGGCGCATCGGAGTGGACGGGGCCTGGACTGTGGGCCAATCTGGCCTGCCGTAAACGGTTCATCGACGAGAAACTCGCCGAAGCGCTCGATCAGATCGACGCCGTGGTGGTGCTCGGCGCGGGTTTGGATACTCGCGCCTACCGATTGAACCGGCGCGTTCGCAAGCCCGTCTTCGAGGTGGATCTACCGGTCAACATCGCCCGCAAGGCAAAGACGGTACGACGAGTCCTGGGCGAACTCCCGCTCTCGGTGCGGTTGGTGGCCTTGAACTTCGAACACGACGACCTGCTGACCGCGCTGGCCGAGCACGGCTACCTTCCCGACTATCGGGCGTTCTTCATCTGGGAAGGAGTCACCCAATACCTCACCGAGGAGGCGGTGCGCACCACGATGGAGGGGCTGCGGCCGACAGCGCCCGGGAGCCGCCTGGTATTCACCTACGTCCGCCGCGACTTCATCGACGGCACCAACCGATACGGCACCCGGACCTTGTATCGATCCGTTCGTGGACGAAAGCCATTGTGGCACTTCGGACTTTCGCCAGAGGAAGTCGCCACCTTTCTGGACCGGTACGGCTGGCGGCTGGTGGAGCAGCTCGGGCCGGACGAGCTGTTCGAGCGCTACGTCGCGCCCACCGGGCGCAAGCTGGAGACTTCCCAGGTCGAATGGACGGCCTACGCCGAGAAGGTCTAA
- a CDS encoding TetR/AcrR family transcriptional regulator — protein MATNETRNRREPNRRAARWDATLDDAILEATLAVVAELGYDRFTMDDVASRAGVGKAAIYRRWPSKAVVVAEAIAHWRRRHGPVQPPDTGSLRGDLDALVAAVPSYTDADIGTIKVIAAVATAAMHDPVLSAAIDDLVLSVPRRIVGSVLDQARRRGEIPADRDLTLVPDLLVGLNLVRMITGRPLDRLFMRRALDEVVLPLVGGDCGEPPSVRL, from the coding sequence ATGGCTACCAACGAGACCCGGAACCGCCGCGAGCCCAATCGCCGCGCGGCGCGATGGGACGCAACCTTGGACGACGCCATCCTAGAAGCCACATTGGCGGTGGTCGCCGAGCTGGGTTACGACCGGTTCACGATGGACGACGTCGCATCCCGGGCCGGCGTCGGAAAGGCCGCCATCTATCGGCGATGGCCGTCCAAGGCTGTCGTAGTGGCCGAGGCGATCGCCCACTGGCGCCGACGGCACGGCCCGGTGCAGCCACCCGACACCGGTTCACTGCGCGGCGACCTTGATGCGCTGGTAGCGGCGGTACCCAGCTACACCGACGCCGACATCGGCACCATCAAAGTGATCGCCGCAGTGGCCACTGCGGCGATGCACGACCCGGTGCTGTCGGCCGCGATCGACGACCTGGTGCTCAGCGTGCCGCGCCGCATTGTGGGGTCGGTGCTGGATCAGGCCCGTCGCCGAGGCGAGATCCCGGCCGACCGTGATCTCACCTTGGTGCCTGATCTCCTGGTCGGTCTGAACCTGGTCCGGATGATCACCGGCCGTCCCCTGGACCGGTTGTTCATGCGACGGGCACTGGACGAGGTGGTCCTGCCGCTGGTCGGCGGGGATTGTGGCGAGCCACCATCTGTGCGACTCTAG
- a CDS encoding amino-acid N-acetyltransferase has product MTESRRDNKPVVRRARTSDVPAIKQLVDTYSGRILLEKNLVTLYEAVQEFWVAEHPEIDGKVVGCGALHVLWADLGEIRTVAVDPAMTGHGIGHAIVNRLLEVARELELQRLFVLTFETEFFSRHGFTEIEGTPVTAEVFEEMCRSYDIGVAEFLDLSYVKPNTLGNSRMLLVL; this is encoded by the coding sequence GTGACCGAAAGTCGACGGGACAATAAGCCGGTAGTCCGGCGGGCGCGGACGTCCGACGTCCCCGCGATCAAGCAACTCGTCGACACCTATTCGGGGAGAATCCTGCTGGAAAAGAATCTGGTCACGCTCTATGAGGCCGTTCAGGAGTTCTGGGTGGCCGAGCACCCGGAAATCGACGGCAAAGTGGTCGGTTGTGGCGCTCTGCACGTGCTGTGGGCCGATCTGGGCGAGATCCGCACCGTCGCAGTCGATCCGGCGATGACGGGCCACGGCATCGGGCACGCGATCGTCAACCGGCTGCTAGAAGTCGCGCGGGAGCTGGAGCTGCAGCGATTGTTCGTGCTGACCTTCGAGACCGAGTTCTTCAGCAGGCACGGTTTCACCGAGATCGAGGGCACCCCGGTCACCGCTGAGGTGTTCGAGGAGATGTGCCGCTCCTACGACATCGGGGTGGCCGAATTTCTGGACCTGAGCTACGTCAAACCCAACACTTTGGGCAACTCCCGCATGCTGCTGGTGCTGTAG
- a CDS encoding ribonuclease J — protein sequence MNEELAPPGPLAAGGLRVTALGGISEIGRNMTVFEHLGRLLIIDCGVMFPTHDEPGVDLILPDLRHIEDRLDDIEALVLTHAHEDHIGAIPFLLKLRPDIPVVGSRFTLALVAAKCREHRIKPVFVEVKEGQSSRHGVFECEYFAVNHSIPDALAIAVYTGAGTVLHTGDIKLDQLPLDGRPTDLPGMSRLGDAGVDLFLCDSTNAEHPGVGPSESEIGPTLHRLIRGADGRVIVACFASNVDRVQQIIDAAVALGRRVSFVGRSMVRNMGIARELGFLRVADSDLVDIAAAEMLPPDQVVLVTTGTQGEPMAALSRMSRGEHRSITLTAGDLIVLSSSLIPGNEEAVYGVIDALAKIGARVVTNAQARVHVSGHAYAGELLFLYNGVRPRHVMPVHGTWRHLRANAKLAASAGVPQESILLAENGVSVDLVGGKAVVAGAVPVGKMFVDGLITGDVGEITLGERLILAEGFVAVTVVVKRGTAKPVTTPHLHSRGFSEDPKALEPVVRKVEAELESLAANNVVDPIRIAQGVRRTVGKWVGETYRRQPMIVPTVLEV from the coding sequence ATGAATGAGGAACTCGCGCCTCCTGGCCCGCTGGCCGCGGGTGGATTGCGGGTCACCGCGCTCGGTGGGATCAGCGAAATCGGCCGCAACATGACGGTTTTCGAGCATCTAGGCCGATTGCTGATCATCGACTGCGGGGTGATGTTCCCCACCCACGACGAGCCCGGCGTCGACCTGATCCTGCCCGACCTGCGTCACATCGAAGACCGCCTGGACGACATCGAGGCGCTGGTGCTGACCCACGCGCACGAGGACCACATTGGCGCGATCCCATTCCTGCTCAAGCTGCGCCCCGACATCCCCGTCGTCGGCTCCAGATTTACCCTGGCCCTGGTGGCCGCAAAGTGCCGCGAGCACCGCATCAAGCCGGTTTTCGTCGAGGTCAAGGAGGGGCAGAGCAGCCGGCACGGCGTGTTCGAATGCGAGTACTTCGCGGTCAACCACTCGATTCCGGACGCGCTGGCCATCGCCGTGTACACCGGCGCGGGCACCGTGCTGCACACTGGCGACATCAAACTTGACCAGCTCCCGCTGGACGGCCGGCCCACTGACCTGCCCGGCATGTCGCGCCTCGGTGACGCCGGTGTCGATCTGTTCCTGTGCGACTCGACCAATGCCGAGCACCCCGGCGTCGGGCCCTCCGAAAGCGAGATCGGTCCCACCCTGCACCGGTTGATCCGCGGCGCCGACGGGCGGGTGATTGTGGCGTGCTTTGCCTCGAACGTCGACCGAGTGCAGCAGATCATCGACGCCGCAGTAGCTTTGGGTCGCCGGGTGTCGTTCGTCGGTCGATCGATGGTGCGCAACATGGGCATCGCGCGCGAGCTGGGATTCCTGCGCGTTGCCGACTCCGACCTGGTCGACATCGCGGCGGCGGAGATGTTGCCGCCCGACCAGGTGGTCCTGGTCACCACCGGTACCCAGGGCGAACCGATGGCAGCGCTGTCTAGGATGTCACGTGGCGAGCACCGCAGCATCACCTTGACGGCGGGGGACCTGATCGTGTTGTCCTCGTCGCTGATTCCAGGCAACGAGGAGGCGGTGTACGGGGTGATCGACGCACTGGCCAAGATCGGAGCGCGTGTCGTCACTAACGCCCAAGCGCGCGTGCATGTTTCGGGCCACGCCTACGCCGGGGAACTGCTTTTCCTGTACAACGGGGTGCGGCCGCGCCACGTCATGCCGGTGCATGGAACCTGGCGGCACCTGCGGGCCAACGCCAAGCTGGCCGCCAGCGCCGGCGTGCCGCAGGAGTCGATACTGTTGGCAGAGAACGGCGTCAGCGTCGACCTGGTTGGCGGCAAAGCCGTTGTCGCCGGCGCGGTTCCGGTTGGCAAGATGTTTGTCGACGGCTTAATCACCGGTGACGTCGGGGAGATCACGCTAGGGGAGCGGCTGATACTGGCCGAGGGGTTCGTCGCGGTGACCGTCGTGGTCAAGCGCGGCACCGCGAAGCCGGTCACGACACCGCATCTGCATTCGCGCGGGTTCTCCGAGGACCCGAAAGCGCTAGAACCCGTGGTACGCAAGGTCGAGGCCGAGCTGGAATCGCTGGCGGCCAACAACGTCGTCGACCCGATCCGGATCGCCCAGGGCGTGCGTCGCACCGTCGGCAAGTGGGTGGGCGAGACATATCGCCGTCAGCCCATGATCGTGCCGACCGTCCTCGAGGTTTAG
- the dapA gene encoding 4-hydroxy-tetrahydrodipicolinate synthase — translation MSTVGFDAPARLGTLLTAMVTPFGADGGLDAKTTARVATHLVDQGCDGLVVSGTTGESPTTTDDEKRELLRVVLEAVGDRARIIAGAGTYDTAHSIKLAKAAAQEGAHGLLVVTPYYSRPPQSGLRAHFTAVADATDLPIVLYDIPPRSIVPIEPDTLRALASHPNIVAVKDAKADLHSGGQIIAETGLAYYSGDDALNLPWLAMGATGFISVISHVAAGQLRELLSAFNSGDIATARKINVSMGPLCDAMTRLGGVTLSKSGLRLQGIDVGDPRLPQVAATPEQLDALAADMRAASVLR, via the coding sequence GTGAGCACCGTCGGATTCGATGCCCCAGCGCGGCTGGGAACCCTGCTGACCGCGATGGTGACACCGTTCGGCGCCGACGGCGGCCTAGACGCCAAGACTACGGCCCGGGTCGCCACCCACCTGGTGGATCAGGGTTGCGACGGTCTGGTGGTCTCGGGGACCACGGGTGAGTCGCCGACCACCACCGACGACGAGAAGCGTGAACTGCTGCGGGTCGTTCTGGAAGCGGTGGGGGACCGGGCCCGGATCATCGCCGGTGCGGGCACCTACGACACCGCGCACAGCATCAAGCTGGCCAAGGCTGCGGCGCAAGAGGGAGCGCACGGGTTGCTGGTGGTCACTCCGTACTACTCGCGGCCGCCGCAGAGCGGGCTGCGGGCGCACTTCACCGCCGTCGCCGACGCTACCGACTTGCCGATCGTGCTCTATGACATCCCGCCCCGCTCGATCGTGCCGATCGAGCCCGATACACTGCGCGCGCTGGCATCGCACCCCAACATCGTCGCGGTCAAAGACGCCAAGGCCGACCTGCACAGCGGCGGACAGATCATCGCTGAGACGGGCCTGGCCTACTACTCCGGAGACGATGCCCTCAATCTGCCCTGGCTGGCCATGGGCGCCACCGGTTTCATCAGCGTGATCTCCCACGTGGCTGCCGGGCAGCTGCGAGAATTGTTGTCCGCCTTTAATTCCGGTGACATCGCCACCGCCCGCAAAATTAACGTCTCGATGGGTCCGTTGTGCGACGCGATGACGCGGCTCGGCGGGGTTACGCTGTCCAAGTCAGGCCTGCGGCTGCAGGGCATCGACGTTGGCGATCCACGGTTGCCGCAGGTCGCGGCCACCCCCGAGCAACTCGACGCGCTGGCCGCGGACATGCGCGCGGCCTCCGTGCTGCGGTGA
- a CDS encoding putative quinol monooxygenase, protein MPVVVVATMTVKPESVDTVRDILTSAVAQVHEEPGCQLYSLHQTGETFVFVEQWADEEALKTHSTAPAIGKMFSAAGEHLAGPPDIKMLQPLPAGDPDKGRLRG, encoded by the coding sequence ATGCCCGTCGTCGTCGTCGCCACCATGACCGTCAAGCCGGAATCGGTCGACACCGTCCGCGACATCCTCACCAGCGCGGTGGCGCAGGTGCACGAGGAGCCCGGCTGCCAGCTGTACTCGCTGCACCAGACCGGCGAGACCTTCGTCTTCGTCGAGCAGTGGGCCGACGAGGAGGCACTCAAGACCCACAGCACCGCACCCGCGATCGGCAAGATGTTCAGCGCCGCCGGTGAGCACCTCGCCGGGCCACCCGACATCAAGATGTTGCAGCCACTTCCCGCCGGGGACCCCGACAAGGGCCGACTCCGCGGCTGA
- a CDS encoding mycofactocin-coupled SDR family oxidoreductase — protein sequence MTRALDGKVAFVTGAARGQGRAYAVRLAADGADVIAVDLCGQIDSVPYPLGTAEDLAVTVKLVEDTGARIVARQADVRDRDALAAALQEGVDAFGRLDIVVVNAGIAPMQSADGWRDVIDVNLTGAYHTVDVAIPALVAHGDGGSIVLISSAAGLAGVGSADAGSIGYAAAKHGLVGLMRLYANLLAKHDIRVNSVHPSGVDTPMINNKFIRKWLADMVAESGSAPGMTNALPVQILQPDDIANAVAWLVSDQARYITGVTLPVDAGSVNKR from the coding sequence ATGACTCGAGCGCTGGACGGCAAGGTCGCCTTCGTCACCGGTGCTGCGCGCGGCCAAGGCCGTGCGTACGCGGTCCGATTGGCCGCTGACGGCGCCGACGTGATCGCGGTCGACTTGTGCGGTCAGATCGACAGCGTCCCCTACCCGTTGGGCACCGCAGAGGATCTGGCCGTCACCGTCAAATTGGTCGAGGACACCGGCGCGCGCATCGTGGCGCGCCAAGCCGACGTCCGGGACCGCGACGCGCTGGCGGCAGCGCTACAGGAAGGTGTGGACGCGTTCGGCCGGCTCGACATCGTGGTGGTCAACGCGGGCATCGCTCCGATGCAGTCCGCCGACGGCTGGCGCGATGTCATCGACGTGAACCTCACGGGGGCGTACCACACCGTCGACGTCGCGATTCCTGCCCTGGTCGCGCATGGCGACGGTGGCTCGATCGTGCTGATCAGTTCGGCCGCCGGACTTGCGGGGGTGGGCAGCGCCGACGCCGGCTCCATCGGCTACGCCGCCGCCAAGCACGGCCTGGTCGGATTGATGCGGTTGTACGCCAATCTGCTTGCCAAACATGATATTCGGGTCAACTCGGTGCATCCGTCCGGCGTCGATACACCGATGATCAACAACAAGTTCATCCGCAAGTGGTTGGCCGACATGGTCGCCGAATCGGGCTCGGCGCCAGGAATGACCAACGCGCTACCGGTACAGATTCTGCAGCCCGACGATATCGCCAACGCGGTAGCCTGGCTGGTGTCCGACCAGGCCCGTTACATCACCGGAGTCACACTTCCCGTAGATGCGGGTTCGGTGAATAAGAGGTAG
- the thyX gene encoding FAD-dependent thymidylate synthase produces the protein MAETAPLRVQLIAKTDFLAPPDVPWTTDADGGSALVEFAGRACYQSWSKPNPRTATNAGYIRHIIDVGHFSVLEHASVSFYITGVSRSCTHELIRHRHFSYSQLSQRYVPESESQVVVPPGLEDDPELREMLTSAADASRAVYGELLAKLEAKFADQPNAVLRRKQARQAARAILPNATETRIVVTGNYRAWRHFIAMRASEHADVEIRRLAIACLRQLADVAPAVFADFEITRLADGTEVATSPFATEA, from the coding sequence GTGGCCGAGACCGCGCCGTTGCGCGTGCAACTGATCGCCAAGACCGACTTCCTGGCGCCGCCCGACGTGCCCTGGACCACCGATGCCGACGGCGGTTCGGCGCTGGTCGAGTTCGCCGGCCGGGCCTGCTATCAGAGCTGGTCCAAGCCGAACCCGCGAACCGCGACCAACGCCGGCTACATCCGGCACATCATCGATGTCGGTCACTTTTCGGTACTCGAACACGCCAGCGTCTCGTTCTACATCACCGGCGTCTCCCGCTCCTGCACCCACGAACTGATCCGCCACCGGCATTTCTCCTATTCGCAGCTCTCCCAGCGGTACGTGCCCGAAAGCGAGTCCCAGGTCGTGGTTCCACCCGGATTGGAGGACGACCCCGAGTTGCGGGAGATGCTGACGTCGGCGGCCGACGCCAGCCGCGCCGTGTACGGCGAGCTACTGGCCAAGCTGGAAGCCAAGTTCGCGGACCAACCCAACGCGGTCTTGAGGCGCAAACAAGCCCGCCAGGCTGCTCGCGCCATCCTGCCGAACGCCACCGAGACGCGCATCGTCGTGACCGGGAACTATCGGGCCTGGCGGCACTTCATCGCCATGCGGGCCAGCGAGCACGCCGACGTCGAGATCCGGCGGCTGGCCATCGCCTGTCTGCGACAGCTCGCCGACGTGGCGCCAGCTGTCTTCGCTGACTTCGAAATCACCCGATTGGCTGACGGTACCGAGGTCGCCACGAGTCCGTTCGCGACCGAAGCCTGA
- a CDS encoding DNA translocase FtsK produces the protein MASKTVAGSGTRTSRSKAASRTGARGGRGAAAGASQAKRPARPAKRPARPVKRPSKTAKRRKQSLLVLAGIAGGRAARATWMMAARGTGTAARSIGQARNIEPGHRRDGIALVLLGLAVIVAASSWFGAARPVGAWVDAGLRTFIGSAVVLLPLVAAAAAIVLMRTEPNPDARPRLILGSSLIALSFLGLRHLWSGSPGEPELRRRAAGFIGFAIGGPLSDGLTAWIAAPLLFIGALFGLLLLTGFTIREVPDALRSMFGTRMFQREYEDDGYDDFVDDDFAEDDFAGDEADTVEVAPAEDFSDGYYDQSVDHVAKAWPSAQAPQTPDPEDLADSEAPTEPVVGRGRRSGKAAKRDTQALDRVVDGSYTLPSLDLLVAGDPPKKRSAANNHMAEAIGEVLTQFKVDAAVTGCTRGPTVTRYEVELGPGVKVEKITALQKNIAYAVATESVRMLAPIPGKSAVGIEVPNTDREMVRLADVLTAPSTRRDHHPLVIGLGKDIEGDFISANLAKMPHLLVAGSTGSGKSSFVNSMLVSLLARATPEEVRMILIDPKMVELTPYEGIPHLITPIITQPKKAAAALAWLVEEMEQRYQDMQASRVRHIDDFNAKVRSGDITAPLGSQREYRPYPYVLAIVDELADLMMTAPRDVEDAIVRITQKARAAGIHLVLATQRPSVDVVTGLIKTNVPSRLAFATSSLTDSRVILDQAGAEKLIGMGDGLFLPMGASKPIRLQGAYITDEEIQAVVAACKDQAEPEYTDGVTTAKPTGERTDVDPDIGDDMDVFLQAVELVVSSQFGSTSMLQRKLRVGFAKAGRLMDLMETRGIVGPSEGSKAREVLVKPDELAGTLALIRGGAAADGGDAE, from the coding sequence ATGGCAAGTAAGACCGTCGCCGGCTCTGGAACCCGAACGAGCAGGTCAAAGGCCGCTTCGCGGACCGGAGCCCGAGGTGGGCGAGGCGCCGCGGCCGGCGCGTCGCAGGCCAAGCGCCCGGCCCGGCCCGCCAAGCGGCCGGCCAGGCCCGTCAAGCGGCCCAGCAAGACCGCCAAGCGCCGGAAACAGTCGCTGCTGGTGCTCGCGGGCATCGCAGGCGGGCGAGCCGCCCGCGCCACCTGGATGATGGCGGCCCGAGGGACGGGCACCGCTGCGCGATCGATCGGCCAAGCCCGCAACATCGAACCCGGCCACCGCCGTGACGGTATCGCGCTGGTGCTGCTGGGTCTGGCCGTGATCGTCGCCGCCAGTTCCTGGTTCGGGGCCGCCCGGCCGGTCGGCGCTTGGGTGGACGCGGGGCTGCGGACCTTCATCGGTTCGGCGGTTGTGCTGTTGCCGCTGGTAGCTGCCGCCGCGGCGATCGTGCTGATGCGCACCGAACCCAACCCCGACGCGCGACCGCGGCTGATCCTGGGATCCAGCTTGATCGCGCTGTCGTTCCTGGGGCTGCGCCACCTATGGTCGGGATCGCCCGGGGAACCCGAATTACGCCGCCGCGCGGCCGGATTCATCGGATTTGCCATCGGCGGCCCGCTCTCGGACGGGCTGACAGCCTGGATCGCGGCCCCGCTGCTGTTCATCGGAGCGCTGTTCGGGCTGTTGCTGCTGACGGGCTTCACCATCCGCGAAGTGCCCGACGCCCTGCGCAGCATGTTCGGCACAAGGATGTTCCAGCGCGAGTACGAAGACGACGGCTACGACGACTTTGTTGACGACGACTTTGCCGAAGATGACTTTGCCGGAGATGAAGCCGACACCGTCGAAGTCGCTCCTGCCGAGGACTTCTCCGACGGCTACTACGACCAGTCCGTCGACCACGTCGCCAAAGCCTGGCCATCGGCACAGGCGCCCCAAACCCCGGACCCCGAAGACCTCGCCGACTCCGAGGCCCCGACGGAACCCGTCGTCGGGAGGGGACGGCGCAGCGGCAAGGCCGCGAAACGCGACACCCAAGCGCTGGACCGCGTCGTCGACGGTTCCTACACGCTGCCGTCGCTGGATCTGCTGGTGGCTGGCGATCCCCCGAAGAAGCGCAGTGCCGCCAACAACCATATGGCCGAGGCAATCGGGGAAGTGCTTACCCAGTTCAAGGTGGACGCCGCTGTCACCGGCTGCACCCGCGGCCCCACCGTCACCCGCTATGAGGTCGAACTCGGGCCCGGGGTGAAGGTGGAGAAGATCACCGCGCTGCAGAAGAACATCGCCTACGCGGTGGCCACCGAGAGCGTGCGCATGCTCGCCCCCATCCCCGGCAAGTCCGCCGTCGGCATCGAGGTACCCAATACCGACCGGGAGATGGTGCGTCTGGCCGACGTGCTCACCGCGCCGTCCACCCGCCGCGACCACCACCCACTAGTGATCGGGCTGGGCAAGGACATCGAGGGCGACTTCATCTCGGCCAATCTGGCCAAGATGCCGCACCTGCTAGTCGCCGGCTCGACCGGTTCGGGCAAGTCCAGCTTCGTCAACTCGATGCTGGTGTCACTGCTGGCCCGTGCCACCCCGGAGGAGGTCAGGATGATCCTGATCGACCCAAAGATGGTGGAACTCACGCCGTATGAAGGCATTCCGCATCTGATCACCCCGATTATCACCCAGCCGAAGAAAGCGGCGGCGGCGTTGGCGTGGCTGGTCGAGGAAATGGAGCAGCGCTACCAGGACATGCAGGCGTCCCGGGTGCGTCACATCGACGACTTCAACGCCAAGGTGCGTTCCGGGGACATCACGGCGCCGCTCGGCAGCCAGCGCGAATACCGCCCGTACCCCTATGTGCTGGCGATCGTCGACGAGCTCGCCGACCTGATGATGACCGCTCCGCGAGACGTCGAGGACGCCATTGTGCGGATCACCCAGAAGGCGCGCGCCGCCGGCATCCACCTGGTGCTGGCCACTCAGCGCCCGTCGGTCGACGTCGTGACCGGGCTGATCAAGACCAACGTGCCGTCGCGGCTGGCGTTCGCGACATCCTCGCTCACCGACAGCCGCGTGATCCTGGATCAGGCCGGCGCGGAAAAGCTGATCGGCATGGGGGACGGCCTGTTCCTACCGATGGGCGCGAGCAAGCCGATCCGGCTGCAGGGGGCCTACATCACCGACGAGGAGATCCAGGCCGTCGTCGCCGCCTGCAAGGACCAGGCCGAGCCGGAATACACCGACGGTGTCACCACCGCCAAACCGACCGGCGAACGCACCGACGTCGACCCCGACATCGGCGACGACATGGACGTCTTTTTACAGGCTGTGGAGCTGGTGGTGTCCAGCCAGTTCGGCTCGACGTCAATGCTGCAGCGCAAGTTGCGGGTGGGCTTCGCCAAGGCCGGCCGGCTGATGGACCTGATGGAGACCCGCGGCATTGTCGGGCCGTCCGAGGGCTCCAAAGCCCGTGAGGTGCTGGTCAAGCCCGACGAGCTGGCGGGGACCCTGGCGCTGATCCGCGGCGGTGCGGCGGCCGACGGCGGCGATGCCGAGTAG
- a CDS encoding FAD-dependent monooxygenase, giving the protein MRVPVLIVGAGAGGIATSALLAKYGVESLVVEKRREIFRYPKARNLSFRSLEILRALGLGGEVHAVAEGVSDMVVKPSVSSTEEHPALDIEAIFDGLAALSPEPPIQYCPQSRLEPILLRYLRSRGSRARYGVELTSFTQDDDGVRARVRDLETGNTGDLHADYLVAADGVHSPVRTQLGISTSGYGALPMYFVFVYFRAPWRALAPTLRDGVSVQVRNADVDGIFIAAEDDLGMFLASYLPDRGESAALFTRARCRELILAGVGEPIPVDVLDVTPWQPYEQVADRFDCARVFLVGDSAHAMPPLKAGGANVAIQSADNLAWKLAAVLQGWADPRLLGTYHSERHPVGRFSARQSLTGPALQLMNHDAYQPELRHQEEASMFSLLAGYQYRSAAVYGDAPGSARRDMALVDRLHGQLGTRVPHAWVSCRGERASTLDLLGPGFTLLSCDTTGGWTRAAALLNRSPRTPPVTVRSIDDPEGSWLRATGLMRDGALLVRPDAFVGWRAEHLPDDPAHELGCALQAISGQTASEG; this is encoded by the coding sequence ATGCGCGTTCCGGTTCTGATCGTCGGCGCGGGCGCCGGGGGCATCGCCACGTCGGCGCTGCTCGCCAAATACGGTGTCGAGTCGCTGGTGGTGGAGAAGCGCCGGGAAATCTTCCGCTATCCGAAGGCCCGCAACCTGAGCTTTCGCAGCTTGGAGATCCTGCGGGCACTGGGCCTGGGGGGCGAAGTCCACGCGGTGGCCGAGGGCGTCTCGGACATGGTGGTCAAGCCCAGCGTGAGTAGCACCGAGGAGCACCCGGCGCTAGACATCGAGGCGATCTTCGACGGGCTGGCCGCGTTGAGCCCCGAACCGCCGATCCAGTACTGCCCGCAGAGCCGACTCGAGCCAATCCTGTTGCGCTACCTACGAAGCCGAGGCAGCCGCGCACGCTATGGAGTCGAGCTGACATCTTTCACTCAGGACGACGACGGCGTCCGGGCGAGGGTGCGCGACCTCGAGACCGGAAACACCGGCGACCTTCACGCCGATTACCTCGTCGCCGCCGACGGCGTCCACAGCCCGGTCCGGACCCAGCTGGGCATCAGCACCAGCGGATACGGTGCGCTGCCGATGTATTTCGTCTTCGTGTACTTTCGGGCGCCGTGGCGGGCACTGGCGCCCACACTGCGCGACGGCGTCTCGGTGCAGGTGAGAAACGCCGACGTGGACGGGATATTCATCGCCGCCGAGGACGATCTCGGCATGTTCCTCGCCAGCTACCTCCCCGACCGCGGCGAGAGCGCCGCGCTGTTCACTCGTGCACGATGCCGGGAACTGATCCTGGCCGGCGTAGGAGAACCCATCCCGGTCGACGTGCTGGACGTCACTCCATGGCAACCCTACGAACAGGTGGCCGACCGATTTGATTGTGCGCGCGTATTTCTCGTCGGCGATTCGGCCCATGCGATGCCGCCATTGAAGGCGGGCGGTGCCAATGTGGCGATCCAAAGCGCCGACAACCTCGCCTGGAAGCTGGCCGCGGTGCTGCAGGGCTGGGCCGACCCTCGATTGCTCGGCACGTATCACAGCGAAAGACACCCGGTCGGCAGGTTCAGCGCTCGGCAATCGCTCACCGGACCGGCGCTGCAACTGATGAATCATGATGCTTACCAACCTGAACTGCGCCACCAGGAAGAGGCGTCCATGTTCTCGTTGCTCGCCGGATATCAGTATCGTTCCGCAGCGGTGTACGGCGATGCGCCCGGCTCGGCGCGCCGGGACATGGCGCTGGTCGACCGGTTGCACGGGCAGTTGGGCACCAGGGTGCCGCACGCGTGGGTGTCTTGTCGGGGCGAGCGCGCTTCGACGCTGGACCTGCTGGGGCCCGGATTCACCCTATTGAGCTGCGATACGACCGGAGGGTGGACACGAGCCGCGGCGCTGCTCAACCGCTCGCCCCGCACTCCGCCGGTCACGGTTCGTTCGATCGACGACCCCGAGGGTTCCTGGTTGCGCGCCACGGGGCTGATGCGCGATGGGGCCTTGCTGGTGCGGCCGGACGCGTTCGTCGGATGGCGCGCTGAACACCTTCCCGACGACCCTG